The DNA sequence GGGTAGGCGCCGTCACCCGGGTGGAAAAGTCCGGCGGCATGCACGTCGTGGCGCTGGAGGACCGCCGAGGGAAGTCCCGGTCCTTCAAGCTCGGCTTCGGTTTCCTCCTTGAGGGCCGCCCCATCCGGCTGATGCCTCCCGCCGCCCGGCCGGCAGCCTCCGGCCCCGCCGCCGGCAGGACAGCCTCAGGCTCCGTCCGGGTCGCCGGCCAGCGGGCCCAGGTCGCCAAGGCAAGCCGAATCTGGGTGGAAGGCAAGCACGACGCCGAACTGGTGGAAAAGGTCTGGGGAGACGACCTTCGGGTGGAAGGCATCGTCGTCGAACCCCTGCACGGCATTGACGACCTCACCGCTGCAGTTGCCGCCTTCAAACCGGGGCCGGGCCGTCGCCTCGGCGTGCTCGTTGACCACCTCGTCCCTGACTCCAAAGAGTCCCGGATAGCCGACGCCGTCATGGCATCCCCCGGCGCGGCCGGAAATGTCCTGATCGTGGGCCATCCCTATGTGGACGTCTGGCAGGCAATCCGGCCCGCGGTCCTCGGGATCGACAAATGGCCTGCCGTGCCGCGCGGACAGGATTGGAAGACCGGAATCCTGAAGGCCTTTGGCTGGCCGCACGCCACCAAGGAGGACATCGGGCTGGGGTGGCAGAAACTGCTGGGCGCGGTCCGTACCTATGCGGACCTGGAAGCGTCGCTGCTGGGGCGGGTTGAGGAAGTCATCGACTTCCTCACCGTCCCCTGAAGGCCGGGCCCCGGCCCGGGAGCCAGTATTCTTGGTAGTGCAGCGCCTTTTCCGAAGGCCGCTGCACACCGCGCCCGTACATGAAGTCAGCACCACTTGCACCTCCGAAGGAACAGACTGTGGCAGAAAACGCACGTGATCACAGGGACGGCCAGGGCCGTTCCGAGTACCATGGCGTCCCCGCAAATGCGCTGCCGCTCACGGCCAGCGAAGACCGCCAATGGGCCACGCTCGCGCATTTCGGCGGGATACTGGGGTGCGTCCCCTCGCTGCTGATCTACCTGATCTTCCGTGACCGCGGCCCGTTCACCGCGCAGGAATCCAAAGAAGCGCTGAACTTCAGCCTGCCGCCCACCATCGCCGCCGTGCTGGCCAACATCCTGGTGTTCATCCCTTATGTGGGAAACATCTTCGCGGTCATCGCCACCCTGATCTGGGTGGCGCTCACCTGCTTCTCCGTGGCAGCAGGGATCCACGTCAACAAGGGCCAGCCGCACCGCTACCAGTACAACCTGCGCTGGATTAAGTAGCCGCGCCTCCCCGCGGGGCCACCGGCCCCGCGGTACGGGCCCGACGGACGTGGGTACAGTCAGTCGGGCAGGATACGGCGGACTACCGCGTCCGCCAGGAGCCTGCCCTTGAGCGTGAGGACCAGGCGGCCCTGGAAGGCAGCGGCAGGTTCCACCAGGCCGTCCGCAATCAGGCCGGCTATTTGGTGCCGTCCGGCTGCGCTTAGAGTGGAGACTTCAAGCCCTGACTGCAGGCGCGCCTCCAGCATCACCCGCTCCAGGTTCCTGGTGTCGGCATCCAGGGTCTCCCTGCCCGCCGCAGGCGACAGGCCCTGGGACAGGCGGTTCGCGTAAGCGGACGGGTGCTTCACGTTCCACCAACGCACCCCGCCCACGTGGGAGTGCGCGCCGGGGCCGATGCCCCACCAGTCGTCGCCACGCCAGTAGGCCAGGTTGTGGCGGCACGCGTGCTCCGGGCTCCGCGCCCAGTTGCTGACCTCATACCAGCCGAGCCCGGCTTCGGTGATGAGCTGGTCGGCGAGTTCGTACTTGTCGGCGTGGTCGTCGTCGTCAATTCCCGGCACCTCGCCGCGGCGCATCTGCGCGGCCAGCTTGGTCCCGTCCTCGACAATCAGGGCGTAGGCGCTGATGTGGTCCGGCTGGTAGGAGAGGGCAGTCTCCAGGGAGTGGCGCCAGTCCGCCAGCGACTCCCCCGGCGTGCCGTAAATCAGGTCCAGGCTGACATCCAGCCCGGCCTCCCGCGCCCACTGCACCACCTGCGGAACGCGGCTGGGCGTGTGGGTGCGGTCCAGGACCTTGAGCACATGCGGAACGGCGGACTGCATGCCGAAGGAAATCCTGGTGAAGCCCGCCTCCTTGAGGACGGCGAGGGATTCGGGGGTGACCGAATCGGGGTTGGCTTCGGTGGTGACCTCGGCTCCGTCCTCGATGCCCCACTGGTCAATGGCAGCGCGAAGGATCAGGGCGAGGTCATCTGCCGGCAGCAGGGTGGGCGTGCCGCCGCCGAAAAAGACAGTGCCGAGCTTCCGCTCCGGCAGCCCCGACCGTGCCATCACGGTGCCGGCCAGGGACACTTCCGACACGGCGGTTTGGGCGTAGGCATCCTGTGACGCGCCGCCGCCCAGTTCCGTGGCGGTGTAGGTGTTGAAATCGCAGTACCCGCAGCGCACGGCGCAGAACGGGATGTGGACGTACAGGCCAAAGGCCCGGGCCGCCGCACCGTCTGCTGCCTGCGCAGGCAGCAGACCGTCCGACGGCGCCGGGTCGCCGAGGGGAAGAACGCTGGGCATCAGCGGGTCCCCTGCTGCGCAGTGGTCACTTCTTCTTGGCCTTGTCCTTTGATTCGTCGGTGGTGAGGGCCGCAATGAACGCTTCCTGCGGCACCTCCACCGTTCCCACCATCTTCATGCGCTTCTTGCCTTCTTTTTGCTTTTCCAGCAGCTTGCGCTTTCGTGAGATGTCACCGCCGTAGCACTTGGCCAGCACGTCCTTGCGGATGGCCCGGATGCTTTCGCGGGCGATGATCCTGGATCCGATGGCCGCCTGGATGGGCACCTCGAACTGTTGCCGCGGGATGAGTTCGCGGAGCTTTCCGGTCATCATCACGCCGTAGGCGTAGGCCTTGTCCCGGTGGGTGATGGCGCTGAAGGCGTCCACTTGCTCGCCCTGGAGCATGATGTCCACCTTCACCAGGTCGGCAACCTGCTCGCCGTCGGCCTTCCAGTCCAGAGAGCCGTAGCCACGGGTCTTTGACTTCAGGATGTCGAAGAAGTCGAAGACGATTTCGGCCAGCGGCAGCCGGTAGCGGATTTCCACCCGGTCCTCGGAGAGGTAGTCCATGCCGCCCATCACGCCGCGGCGGGACTGGCACAGTTCCATGATGGCGCCGACGAATTCGTTGGGCGCCAGGATGGTGGCCGAAACCATGGGTTCGCGGACCTCGGCGATTTTGCCCGTGGGGTACTCGCTGGGGTTGGTCACGCGGACCACCTTCTTATCCTCCAGGGTCACCTCGTATTCCACGTTGGGTGCCGTGGAGATGAGGTCCAGGTTGTATTCGCGTTCCAGGCGTTCGCGGGTGATCTCAAGGTGCAGCAGGCCCAGGAAACCCACACGGAAGCCGAAGCCCAGCGCAGCGGAGGTCTCCGGTTCGTACACCAGTGCGGCGTCGTTGAGCATGAGCTTTTCGAGGGCGTCGCGCAGCACCGGGTAGTCGGCGCCGTCCAGGGGGTAGAGGCCGGAGAACACCATGGGTTTGGCATCGGCGTAGCCGGGCAGGGACTCGGCGGCCGGCTTGGCCAGGTTGGTGACGGTGTCGCCCACTTTGGACTGGCGGACGTCCTTCACACCGGTGATCAGGTAGCCCACTTCGCCAACACCGAGGCCCTTGGAGGGTGTGGGTTCCGGGGAGCTGACGCCGATTTCCAGGAGTTCGTGCGAGGCCCTGGTGGACATCATCTGGATGCGTTCACGCGGGTGGAGCATCCCGTCCACCACGCGCACATAGGTCACCACGCCGCGGTAGGTGTCGTAGACCGAGTCGAAGATCATGGCACGGGCCGGCGCGTCGGGGTCGCCCTTTGGCGCCGGGAGGTCGCGGACGATCTTGTCCAGGAGGGCTTCCACGCCAACGCCGGTCTTGCCGGACACCCGCAGCACATCCTCGGGGTCGCCGCCGATCAGGCTGGCGAGCTCGGCGGCGTACTTTTCAGGCTGCGCGGCCGGCAGGTCGATTTTGTTCAGGACCGGGATGATGGCGAGGTTGTTCTCCATCGCCAGGTACAGGTTCGCGAGCGTCTGGGCCTCAATGCCCTGGGCTGCGTCCACCAGCAGGATTGCGCCCTCGCAGGCGGCCAGTGACCTGGAGACCTCATAAGTGAAGTCCACGTGCCCCGGGGTGTCGATCATGTTCAGCGCGTAACTGACACCGTCCACCTCCCACGGCATGCGGACGGCCTGGGACTTGATGGTGATGCCGCGTTCGCGCTCGATGTCCATGCGGTCCAGGTACTGGGCCTTCATGTCGCGCGCCTGGACCACCCCGGTGGACTGCAGCATACGGTCAGCCAGGGTGGACTTGCCGTGGTCGATATGCGCGATGATGCAAAAGTTCCGAATAATTGCCGGATCTGTCGCGGCGGGCACCGGTGCGGTGCGGGCCATGGGAGACACGCAGGGTCCTTACTGTTGGCTTTTCTGCAGCCATCCGCCAGGCACGCGAAAGGCGCCTGCGGTCCAGCCGCACATCTTTAACGTCCAGTGTCCCACGTCCGCGACCCCGCCACCGCATCCTGGCTGGCCCATGCACGCTGTTTCAACGGCAGCCCCGCCGATAGGCTGTCGGGATGGCCATAGATCTCCGCTCCCTGGGAAACGCCGTCCGCCGCGGCCTGCGCTTGCTGCAGAAACGGTCCGTGGCCCCGCGGCCGGTCCAGGACCAGCGCCCCGGCGGCAATCGGCGCGCCGACGGCCAAGGGGTTCCCGGCGAAGCGGCGGCCTATCCCGGCGATTACCGTGGCCGCGCCTCTGTCCGCTACGCCCCGCAGCCCGACGGCGACCCCGATCCGGGCGAGGTGGTGTGGGCCTGGGTGCCCTATGAGGAGGATCACGGCAAGGGGAAGGACCGGCCGGTGCTGCTGGTGGGGCACAACGGCCCCTTCCTCCTGGGGCTGATGCTGACCAGCAGGGACAGGGTTCCTGCCGGGACGTCGTCCGGGGACTACGTGGATCTCGGCTCCGGGGGTTGGGACAGGCAGGGCCGGGCAAGTGAGGTGCGGCTGGACCGTATCCTGCAGATCCGCCCGGACAGCATCCGGCGCGAAGGCGCGGTATTGGACAAGGCGCGGTTCGAGAAGGTGGCGTCCGGGCTTCGGCGGCGACACGGCTGGGCCTGACCCGCTGAAATGGCCAGAGCCGCCGCTGACCTGCTAGTCTTTATTGCTGTGTGTCCGTGCAGGTCGACGGTCACTGATGGTTGGCCGCCATAGGTATCCCCACGCCGCTCAGTCAAGGCCAGCCTGAAAGCCCTCTAGACCATTTCCGCATTACAAAGAGAGTTCACACGTGGCGAATATCAAGTCCCAGAAGAAGCGCATCCTGACCAACGAGAAGGCCCGCCTGCGCAACAACGCAGTCAAGTCTGAGCTGAAGACGGCCATCCGCGCCGTCAACACCGCTGTTGAGTCCGCTGACAAGGAAGCTGCTACTACTGCGCTCGTTTCTGCCAGCCGTAAGCTGGACAAGGCTGTCAGCAAGGGTGTTCTGCACAAGAACAACGCAGCGAACCGTAAGTCGGCGATCTCCAAGAAGGTCAACGCACTCTAAGGTTTCCAGTTCCCACGAACTGATGGTGTGGCCGGTACCCTCGGGTGCCGGCCACACGCCTTTAAGCCGCCAGTCCGCGAGCCGCGGCAGCTCGACGCCAGGAGCGTCCGGGCCTGCTGGGCGCTGCGGGGGTCTATCTGCCCTGGACGGACATGGCAATCACGGTGACGGCGTGCTCCACGGCGTACACCGGATCCCGGGACAAGCCTTTGACCTGCGCGTCGGCTTCCGCCGTGGCCTGGATGGACCGCACCAGGCCTTCAGGGGTCCAGCGCCGCACGTCGCGCTGCGCCTGCTCCACCAGCCACGGCTGCATGCCCAATTCCGCAGCGATCTGCGCGGACGGCCCTGAGGCGCCCGCCACCCGCGCCACCGTCCGCAGCTTCGAGGCAAGTGCAGCGACCAGCGGTACCGGATCAGCACCAGTGGCGAGGGCGTGGCGCAGCGTCGACAGTGCAAGGGGGGCGTTTCCGGCCATGGCGGCGTCGGCCACCTTGAACGCGGTGGCTTCGACCCGTCCGCCGTAATACTTGTCGACGGTGTCAGTGCTGACCGTGCTCCCTGCATCGGCGATCAGCTGGGAGCAGGCGGCAGCGAGTTCTGACAGATCTGCTCCCACGGCATTCACCAGGGCCTGCACGGCGTCAAGGTTGATCCGGCGTCCGGCCGCCTTGAATTCCGCGGCGACGAACTGGACCTTGTCCGCATCCTTCTTCAGCGGCTGACACTCCACTACCGGCCAGCCCCCTTTCCTGACGGCGTCGAGGAGCTTCTTGCCGCGGACCCCGCCTGCGTGGCGCAGCACGACGACGGCGTCCTCCTCCGGGTGTTGCAGGTAGCCGAGGGCATCGGCAAGGAAGGCGTCATTCATCCCTTCCACAGCCTCCACCTCGATCAGCTTGCTCTCGCCAAAGAGGGATGGACTCACCTGCATGGTCAGGGTGCCGGCCTCATATGCCGCCGCGTTGATGCGGCTGACCTCCACGTCCGGTTCGGCCGCCCTGACCTGGGACCGGATCCTGTCCATCGCCCTGATACCCAGGTACTCTTCGGGACCGCTCACCAGTACGATCCGGGCCGGGGTTACGTCCCGCCAGGAGGCTGTGTTCGACGCCGGGGAGCGGGGTGCTCGCTTTTGCGCAGCGGCCATCGACAGTTCCTTCCGGAGGTTTTATTGCAGGATCCCAGCCTGCCACGTCTGTGCCCGGGGTCCAAGCTGCGGACACCCCGGAAGCGATGCAGGCGCGACTCCAGCAACTCCAGGAATACGACAGTTTCTGCGTGCGCCGACCGGGCCCACCGGATAAGGCGGACCGGCCTTGCCGCCGCCCCGACGCCAGCCAGCGACAGGACCGACAGCAGCACCATGGACAGCATCCCGGGCACCCCTTCCGGCCATGGGAGCGCGGATCCCGGCAGCTGGGCCGCGGTCCTTGCCGCAGCCGCGACGCCCCCGCTGAAAGTCCCGGCAACGGCTATCAGTGCTGCGGCGGCCCACGGCAGGACGACCACCAGGGGCACCGCTGCTGTTCCCAGCAGGGTCACGGGAGCCACCAGGGGCGAGGCGACGACATTGGCTGCCAGGGAATATGTTGAAAAATGGGGCTGCAGAAGCACGATGACGGGCCCGCACAGCAGCTGGGCGGACAACGGAACCGCTACCGCGGCAGCGAGCCACCGTGGGACCGCCGCGGGAATCCAGCTGATGATCCGCCGGCCTATAAGAACGATTCCCAGTGTGGCCAGGACAGAAAGCAGGAAGCCAAAACTCGTGCCAAGGGCTGGATCCGCCAACAGCAGCCCCAGGACAGCCAGGCAAAGGAAGCTCAGTCCACGCCCTGAACGTCCACCCGCCAGCGAGGCGATGCCGATGGCTCCCATCAGCGCTGCCCGCAGAACGCTGGCATCAGGCCCTACCAGGACCACGAACAGGGCCAGGCCGCCAAGGGCCGCAGCTGCGGCAGGGGCACGCGGCATCCGGAACCACCGGCACAGCAGCAGCAGCGCCCCCAGCACCAGGCTGCAGTTTGCCCCGCTGACTGCCGTCAGGTGCGTCATGCCAACGGCCTTCATGGCGTTGTTCAACCCCTCATCCAGCGCACTGGTGTCACCGGTGACCATCCCGGGGAGGAGCCCGCGGGCATCCGGTTCGAGGAAAGCCGAGGCGGAAACGAACCGGCCGCGGAGCTCCCTGGCTGACTCTTCCAGCAGTGAGCCACCCGAGGGCTTGCCTGGAGCCGTCGATGCGGCCAGGTTTCCCGCCTCCTGCCCACCGGGGTCTGCCGGCCGCAGCTTGCCGGCAGCGCGCAGCGTCTGACCCGGCACCACGCCGCCCCACCCCTGCCCGCCCATCACCACCAGCCGGGCGCGGGTGCGAACCAGGATGCCACCCGTTGTCACTTCCTGCGTCCACACCGGGACCGACCACCTCTCCGCCGCCGCTCCGGGTCCGGCCAGGGCCCGCGGGTTTCCGGCTACCTCGACCATGACGACGGCCGACTTTCCGCCCGCGATGGCCTCAGCGAGCGGCCCCTCGGACCGCTGGCTTGAGGAGGTCGCGGAATGGGCTGCCGCCGCGCCGGCCAGCATCAGGGAGACGCCCAGTGCTGCCCGGAAGCTTCGGCCCCGGGCACCATGTCTCCGTCCCGGACCCGAGGCGCGGGCGGCGGCACGCAGGCTTCCCCTCCGTCCTCCCTTCGCGGCACGGGCCAGGAAAAGGCCTCCAAGCACCGTCAGCGCGCAGCACACAGTAGCCAGCCACGGGGACGGCAGCCAGAGCCCTGCCACCGAGGCAGCCCACACCGAAACTGCGGGGAGGGCAAGCCGGAGGTCCGTGCGTCGTCCCGGTCCTACTGAGCCGGAGTCGCTTTCCTCCCGCTCGTGGCCGCTTTCAACCAGCCGCTGGCGAACGCGGCCCAGGCACTGCGCCCAATACCCTTTCATGTCCCCAAAGGTCAGAGCCCGGCAGGTCAGAGCCCCGGCTTTGAGGGCGCGGCCCTTCGGGGTCCGGCCTTTTGGGGTCCGGTCTTTTGGGGTCCCGCGGCGGCGTGCCGGCAGACCTGGCGCTTGCAGGCGTGCCCGTCCCAGGGACGGTGGAACTGCTCCGGGACGCGAACGTGTTCCGGGCGGGTGCGTTGTCGACGGTTGCGTTGTCGATGGGTGCACCGTCCGTGCGGGAGCCCCGGTGTTTGGCCTTCGGCCGGGCCCCTGAACCGCGGATTCCACGAACCGGCTCCAAGGGCTCGTGGCTCCCTCTCCGCCAGCGGGGCCTCCCCGCCTTTGCGGGCCGTCGGCCCTGCCTGGCCTGCCCCTCTCCGTCGCCATCCGGGATGCCTTAGACCGTCACCAGGGGCAGCAGGGCCTCGAGCATCTTCGGTCCGACGCCATCCACCGCATCCAGTTCCTCGACGCTTTTGAAAGGTCCATGGTCTTTTCGCCAATCCACGATCCGCTGAGCGAGTACCGGCCCGACCTTTGGCAGTGTGTCCAGTTCCGCGGCGCCGGCGGTATTGAGGTTGATCTTCCCGCCGGCTGCCCCTCCTGCCTGGCCGGTGCCGGTGGACCCAACGCCGCCCGGGTCCATGCCACCCGGGCCCGTTCCCCCGGAACCGGAGGATTCGGCTGCGGAGGACGCCGGCTCCCCTTGCCGCGGGACGTAGATCTTCTGCCCGTCCTCCACCGCCAGGGCAAGGTTGAGCCGGTTCACGTCCGCGTCCGGGGCAGCCCCGCCCGCGGCAGCAATGGCGTCATCAACCCGGCTGCCCTGCTGGAGCCTGATGACACCGGGCGCGGCTACAGCCCCGGCCACGTGCACCACTACAAGGCCGCCGGACGCGGGCTGCCCCGGGCCGCGCCCGGATTCCCCGCCGCCAGGTCCCCCACCGTCTTGATCCACCGGCGTAGTGCTGTCCGCGGCGGCTCCTCCGCTGCCCGGGGCCTTGCCGCCGGAACTGGCGCCGCTCAGGGGCAGGACCTCCGGGGATGCCGCCCCGGCCTGCCACCAGAACCAGGCTCCCGCAGCCACTGCCAGGACACCCAGCAGCAGGGCAACCCGCAGTCCCACCCGCCACCGGAGCGACGGCACACCGCCGGAACAGCTCCCGGATCCGCCCTCAGGGCCCCTGCCGGTTTCGGATCCGCCCGTTACCGTGCCTGTTTCGCCGGGGCCGCTGTACTCGAAACCGCCGGGGCCGGGCCCGTCCTCCAGGAGCCCGGGGGGCGCGTCCCCCAGAGTGGCTTGCAGCCGGTCCCTCGCATGCCGGGCCTGCTGACGTGCTGCTCCAGCATCCCGGCGTGACATAGCTCCACCCTAGGAACCTCCCCCGCTGCGCGACACACTCAAGGCCGCTATGTGGAAAGCTGCGCACGCCGTACAAGTCCGGCAGTGGCGGCTAATGGTGCCTTGGCGCGTCGATAAACTCCTTCGCAATCTGCGTCATCACGCTAAGGGCCTCTTCCTCGCTTATCGCCATCCCGGTGTTGGATCCCATGTCGAGTGACACTGTTCCGGCAAGGACGCGGAGCCCGACGCCGGTGATGTTCCCGTTAGAGGATTGCCTGGTCGCGTAGGCCTTCTCGCCGATGTCCGGACCCGGAAGAAGTTGAATGGTGAGCTTCTCGGGTGCGGTGGCGCCGGTCACTGTCTGGTCGAACGTGGCGCAGCGAGCCATCAGCTCCTGGCTGTAATCAAAGTCGGCTTTGGCGAGGGTGTCCCGGGGCGCGCTTCGCACATCGAAGAGGATCATGCCGACTCCATGATCGCCAAGGTTGGACACTTCCCCCAGCGCAAAGCCCATGGAGAGGTCCAGCTGTGCCTCGTGCTGCCACGACCTGTGGAATACGTCGCATTCTGCTGGTTCGGTGGGACCCAGAGGGGACGACCCGGACGCAGGTGGCTGGGTCATCAACGCGTACGACTTGCGTGCCATGGCCGTGTCCCCGGCTCTTCCGCCGTGTGGCGCAAGGACTTTACTGCTGATGGCCATGAGTTCCTGGTCCGTGAAGACCCGGGGCGACCCCGTGGTGGGCTCCGCCACGGGGGTCGTGCTCGATGCACCTGCGCGGGTGGTGCTGCTGCCGGTCTGTGAAGCCGTGTCAGCTGGCTGGCCGGACCCGCATGCGGTGAGGATCAACAGCGCAGCGGTTAGCACTCCAACGCTTCGGAACCGACCCGCGCACGTGGGCTTTTGCACGGAGCTGGCTTCCCTGGCCATCCGGATCCCCTCCTACGTGTACAGCCCTGGAGTTTGTTGGCGCAACAGGCACAGGCTGGCTTAGAAGTCGATGCCCTTGACCAGCGTGACGAACTGTTCCTTGATCTGCTCTTCGGTGGGCCCCTGCGGTGAAATCAGGAGCTGTGCGGTGAAAATTGCCATGTTGTTGCCGCGTGCCACCATCAAGGTCATGGAGGTGACCGGAACGCTGCTTTCCGGCCTGAGGGACTTCGGTCCGCCCGGATTTGAGCTGATAATGAGCGTTGCTTTGTCGCCAACGCCCTGGATGTTTTGTCCATGCGGCGGCAAAATGCCGGACAGCAGGGACGCGCCGCCTTCGTGGAGTTCGATGGCGAACACGAGCGAGTCCGGACCGGGTGTGCCCAACGCGCCAAAGCGGTACCGGCAGCTGCCCTCCCCCGGGAGAACCTGCGCCTGGGTGGTGGTACCAAAGGCCTGCTTGAGGGCATCAGCACTGACCAGGGCGCATACGGGGCTGTTTGTGGACGTCTGCGGACCGGTAGATGGCGCCGGCGGAACCCGAAGTTCAGTGCCGTTGCCCCACCCGGCCTCGACAGCCGCCTGCGCCAGGGCGTGTGCGGACACGTTGCCGTCCGGTACCGGGGTTCCTGCTGCGATGGGCGGCATTGCCACGATGCGGAGGTCAAGGGATTCCTGGCCCTTGACGGCCTTAAGCACGGTGTTCGCCGATGCCCCGCCGGGCTCGCCGCGGAACCATCCCGTTCACTGCATGCAGGCGAAGTCCCCAATGCCATCCACCACAGAGCAGTCGGGGGCCTTTTTCGCGTCGGTGATGTCGGCGGCCGATGCGGGCGAGATGAGCGAGACGGAGAGCGCAAGGACCTTCTCGTACTTGCTCATGTAGCTGCACAGATAGGCCGGGCTTCCCGCCGGTTTCCCGTTTTGCCCCATCTGGACCAGGCCGAGATCGACCTTGGCAGCGATGGCAGGCGTGATCAGGTCGCAGGCCGGGTTCGGCGATCCGCTTGACGGGGCTTGGGTGGGCGATGGCTGGCGGCTTTCCTGTCCGCACCCGGCCAGGACGAGAGCCAGTAGGGCCGGGAGCGCAAGGACGGCCCGGAAAGTGCGAATTCCGTGAACACGCATGCTGGTCCTCCGGCCCCCAAACTGCCGTCCCGAACCGAAACGGCGACGCTGATGCGAACGCTACGGATCCCGGTGAACTCCCACCAGAGGCCAAGGACCCGGCGAAAGACCTGCGGGCGCTCAGCCTGCGTGGAGGCCTGCGGGCCCCCACCTGCCAGGGCTTACCCTGGCAGGTGGGAGCCGGTGGTCCTGCCAACAATCACCGCAAGGACCCCAAGGCCGGCGTGCGCTGCCAGGACCGCGGGAAGGGAACTGATCTGGGCCGGTGGGCACTGTGGAAGGGCCGCCTCGAGGCGCACCGCCAGGCTCTCCGCTTCCTCAGGATTGCCGAAGTGGTGGACGGCCAGGACCACGGAGTCGCCGGGATGCGCCTCCGCCTCCGCCACCACGATTTCCTCAAGCCGGGCCACAGCCCTGGCACCTGAGCGCACCTTTTCCAGCGGAACTATCCTGCCGCCGTCGACCGCCAGAATTGGTTTGATGGCGAGCATGGTCCCCAGGAGCGACGCCGCCGCCCCGATCCGCCCGCCGCGGCGCAACTGCTCAAGGGTGGGCACGTAGAAGAAGACCTTGGTGCGTGCTGCCTGGGCCGTTGCCGCGCCGGCCACCGCGGACCGGTCACCGCCGGCTGATGCTGCTTCCACCGCTGCCTGTACGGCCATGCCCTGCGCCATGCCCACGGTTCCCGTGTCCA is a window from the Arthrobacter sp. NicSoilC5 genome containing:
- a CDS encoding helix-hairpin-helix domain-containing protein, producing MSRRDAGAARQQARHARDRLQATLGDAPPGLLEDGPGPGGFEYSGPGETGTVTGGSETGRGPEGGSGSCSGGVPSLRWRVGLRVALLLGVLAVAAGAWFWWQAGAASPEVLPLSGASSGGKAPGSGGAAADSTTPVDQDGGGPGGGESGRGPGQPASGGLVVVHVAGAVAAPGVIRLQQGSRVDDAIAAAGGAAPDADVNRLNLALAVEDGQKIYVPRQGEPASSAAESSGSGGTGPGGMDPGGVGSTGTGQAGGAAGGKINLNTAGAAELDTLPKVGPVLAQRIVDWRKDHGPFKSVEELDAVDGVGPKMLEALLPLVTV
- a CDS encoding DegV family protein, producing the protein MPDSNAAAWPWVRARLSGLRPAARPGTRRPGASPVARTAVVTDSAAALPADYVAGLPRDGILTVTPMPVMVGAEIYGEGEDDILETIAVALAAGTPVKTSRPSPGQFEQAYRAAELRGYEAIVSIHISGGLSGTADAARLAAARVGIPVDVVDTGTVGMAQGMAVQAAVEAASAGGDRSAVAGAATAQAARTKVFFYVPTLEQLRRGGRIGAAASLLGTMLAIKPILAVDGGRIVPLEKVRSGARAVARLEEIVVAEAEAHPGDSVVLAVHHFGNPEEAESLAVRLEAALPQCPPAQISSLPAVLAAHAGLGVLAVIVGRTTGSHLPG